A genomic segment from Poecilia reticulata strain Guanapo unplaced genomic scaffold, Guppy_female_1.0+MT scaffold_785, whole genome shotgun sequence encodes:
- the psmb3 gene encoding proteasome subunit beta type-3, which produces MNYNGGAVMAMRGKNCVAIAADRRYGIQAQMVTTDFQKVFPMGDRLYIGLAGLATDVQTVAQRLKFRLNLYELKEGRQIKPKTFMSMVSNLLYERRFGPYYIEPVIAGLDPKTLEPFICSLDLIGCPMVTEDFVVSGTCSEQMYGMCESLWEPDMEPEDLFETISQAMLNAVDRDAVSGMGVVVHVVEKDKITTRTLKARMD; this is translated from the exons ATGAACTATAACGGTGGGGCCGTCATGGCCATGCGGGGGAAGAACTGTGTGGCGATAGCTGCAGACCGGCGGTACGGCATTCAGGCTCAGATGGTCACCACAGACTTCCAGAAGGTCTTCCCCATGGGAGATAGACTCTACATCGGGCTGGCTGGTCTGGCTACTGATGTCCAGACAGT AGCACAGAGGCTTAAATTCAGACTGAACCTGTATGAGCTGAAGGAAGGTCGTCAGATCAAGCCAAAAACCTTCATGAGTATGGTGTCCAATCTGCTGTATGAAAGGAG gttCGGACCGTACTACATTGAGCCAGTGATCGCAGGACTAGATCCCAAAACCCTTGAACCGTTCATCTGCTCCttggatctgattggctgccccATGGTAACAGAAGACTTTGTAGTGAGCGGCACCTGCTCGGAGCAGATGTACGGCATGTGCGAGTCGTTGTGGGAGCCGGACATG GAACCAGAGGACCTGTTTGAGACCATCTCCCAGGCGATGCTGAACGCAGTGGATCGGGATGCTGTGTCCGGTATGGGAGTCGTCGTACATGTCGT agagaaagacaagATCACCACACGAACCCT